Proteins found in one Bacillota bacterium genomic segment:
- a CDS encoding M20/M25/M40 family metallo-hydrolase: MSPINNKRLLNNFLALVQIDAETTKEGRIASEITRQFKELGFLVYEDQAGEKIGGDAGNLIIKLPGTLQKPAIMLSAHMDRVSPGLGIKPVVRDGVIYSDGTTILAADDLAGVAGIIEAVQTLLESKLPHGPVEIVLTVAEEGGLRGAKNLDYAAVSAKMGFVLDGGGPVGSIVIEGPAQDRIKATVRGKAAHAGVNPEDGVNAIVAAAAGLSRMQLGRIDYETTANIGVISGGAATNIIPDMVELRGEARSLNMQKLKQQSEHMRQALEEGATERGAVAEVAISRMYNAFSLAPEAEVVQIAKRAAESIGLTPSLVSSGGGCDANIFAQFGISCVNLGMGYMKVHTTEEYISVENLEKIAELTLAIIAQP, translated from the coding sequence ATGTCACCAATTAACAACAAGAGGCTTTTAAATAACTTTCTCGCCTTAGTGCAAATTGATGCCGAAACGACCAAGGAAGGGCGCATCGCCAGCGAAATCACCCGACAGTTTAAGGAGCTAGGTTTTTTAGTATACGAAGACCAAGCCGGAGAAAAAATAGGCGGCGACGCGGGCAATCTAATTATTAAGCTCCCCGGCACCCTACAGAAACCCGCCATCATGCTCTCGGCCCATATGGACCGCGTCTCGCCCGGCTTAGGCATAAAGCCTGTGGTACGCGACGGGGTAATCTATAGCGATGGCACTACTATTCTCGCCGCAGACGATTTGGCAGGGGTAGCGGGCATTATCGAGGCCGTGCAAACCCTGCTAGAGAGTAAGTTGCCGCATGGCCCAGTCGAAATCGTCCTCACCGTCGCCGAGGAAGGCGGGCTCAGGGGTGCTAAGAACCTCGACTACGCGGCTGTGTCTGCCAAGATGGGCTTTGTACTAGACGGCGGTGGCCCGGTGGGGTCGATTGTGATCGAGGGGCCGGCGCAAGACAGAATCAAGGCTACGGTTAGGGGCAAAGCCGCCCATGCCGGTGTTAACCCCGAAGACGGCGTAAACGCCATCGTGGCTGCGGCGGCGGGCTTGTCGCGCATGCAGCTTGGTCGTATCGACTACGAGACGACGGCCAATATCGGCGTTATCAGCGGTGGAGCCGCAACAAACATTATACCAGACATGGTCGAGTTAAGGGGAGAAGCCCGTAGCTTAAACATGCAGAAGTTAAAACAGCAGTCAGAGCATATGCGGCAGGCCTTAGAAGAAGGCGCCACCGAGCGGGGAGCCGTAGCCGAAGTTGCTATCAGCCGCATGTACAACGCTTTTTCTCTTGCACCCGAGGCAGAAGTGGTGCAAATTGCCAAAAGAGCGGCCGAGAGCATTGGGCTTACACCATCCTTAGTCTCGTCGGGGGGCGGCTGTGACGCCAATATCTTTGCCCAGTTTGGCATTTCTTGCGTCAACCTAGGCATGGGCTACATGAAGGTGCACACCACCGAAGAATATATCTCGGTCGAAAACCTAGAAAAGATAGCCGAGTTGACCCTAGCTATTATCGCGCAGCCCTAA
- the argS gene encoding arginine--tRNA ligase: MEKFRQIVALKLAPHLDLPVHTVRAMMESPPNSNWGDVAIPCFALAKQRRQSPASIAAKLASEVDLSALASKVEAMGGYLNITFLSHRVAEEIMAGLQNEGFLYGNTQPGQGKNIVIDFSSPNIAKPFGIGHLRTTVIGHSLSRIFTELGYSVVRVNHLGDWGTQFGKLIVAYELYGEGDPLEENAVDKLFRLYVKFHQEAAQNPELESQAREYFRRLEAGDPAIRKYWELFKTVSLVEFKRVYELLDITFDHLLGESFYEPLLAPTVAQIEAQGLATLSDGALIVDLEAQGLPPMLLKKSDGATLYATRDLAAALYRQRTHEPHLLLYVVGQEQTLVFKQLAAVLKLMGEAAGDKVVHVSFGLFKFPEGRMSTRRGNIVFLEDVLNKSIELALAVIEHKNPTLEGKEEIAEKVGVGAIIFSDLKHGRIKDVTFDWEEMLNFDGETGPYLQYTHARACAVLRKAAEVPGVEADIAALTDEYALPLIKLLGEFAPIVAKAALEFEPSVVARYVLDLAQAFNRFYHHCRIIGSDDGVQNARLALVRATKVVLARGLYLLGLSAVERM, encoded by the coding sequence ATGGAGAAGTTTCGTCAGATTGTAGCTTTAAAATTAGCGCCACACTTAGATTTACCTGTCCACACTGTGCGCGCCATGATGGAGTCCCCCCCAAATTCCAACTGGGGCGATGTCGCTATACCCTGTTTCGCCTTAGCGAAGCAAAGGCGGCAGTCCCCCGCCAGCATCGCAGCTAAACTCGCCAGCGAGGTCGATTTGTCGGCACTGGCCAGCAAAGTAGAAGCCATGGGGGGGTACTTAAACATCACCTTCTTGAGCCACCGTGTGGCTGAAGAAATTATGGCCGGCTTGCAAAATGAGGGCTTCTTGTATGGCAATACGCAGCCCGGCCAAGGCAAAAACATAGTCATAGACTTTTCGTCGCCCAATATTGCTAAGCCTTTTGGCATAGGGCATCTTCGCACCACCGTTATCGGGCACAGCCTCTCGCGCATTTTTACAGAGCTAGGCTACAGCGTGGTGCGCGTTAATCATCTTGGCGACTGGGGCACCCAGTTTGGCAAACTAATTGTCGCCTACGAACTGTATGGCGAGGGCGACCCCCTAGAAGAAAACGCCGTCGACAAGCTCTTTCGCCTTTATGTCAAATTCCACCAAGAGGCCGCGCAGAACCCGGAGCTAGAGAGCCAAGCGCGCGAGTATTTTCGGCGCCTCGAAGCAGGCGACCCCGCCATACGCAAGTACTGGGAGCTCTTTAAAACAGTCAGCCTAGTCGAATTTAAACGTGTTTACGAACTCTTGGACATCACCTTTGACCACTTGCTAGGCGAAAGTTTCTACGAGCCCTTGCTCGCCCCCACCGTAGCGCAAATAGAGGCACAGGGGCTAGCCACGCTCTCTGACGGCGCGCTCATTGTCGACTTAGAGGCACAGGGCTTGCCGCCCATGCTCCTTAAAAAGTCAGACGGGGCAACGCTTTACGCCACCCGCGACCTCGCCGCCGCCCTCTACCGCCAGCGCACCCACGAGCCGCATCTTTTGCTCTACGTGGTGGGGCAAGAGCAGACCTTAGTCTTTAAGCAGCTCGCCGCCGTACTTAAACTCATGGGTGAGGCTGCCGGCGACAAGGTGGTGCATGTCAGCTTTGGGCTGTTTAAGTTCCCCGAAGGGCGCATGTCGACCCGCCGCGGCAACATCGTTTTTCTGGAAGACGTCTTAAATAAGAGCATTGAGCTAGCCTTAGCGGTTATAGAGCACAAGAACCCCACCTTAGAAGGTAAAGAAGAGATAGCCGAGAAGGTCGGCGTGGGGGCCATTATCTTTAGCGACCTCAAGCATGGGCGCATTAAAGATGTGACCTTTGACTGGGAGGAAATGCTCAATTTTGACGGCGAAACAGGGCCCTACCTGCAGTACACCCATGCCCGCGCCTGTGCCGTGCTGCGTAAAGCCGCGGAGGTGCCGGGCGTAGAGGCCGATATAGCTGCCCTCACGGACGAATATGCGCTGCCCCTCATCAAGCTTTTGGGCGAGTTTGCCCCCATAGTTGCCAAGGCCGCCCTAGAGTTCGAGCCCTCTGTAGTGGCGCGCTACGTGCTCGACCTAGCGCAGGCTTTTAATCGCTTCTACCATCATTGCCGCATTATCGGTAGCGATGACGGCGTGCAAAACGCGCGCCTAGCCCTAGTTCGCGCCACTAAGGTGGTGCTCGCGCGTGGGCTCTACCTCTTAGGGCTCTCTGCGGTAGAGAGAATGTAG